The following coding sequences lie in one Cloeon dipterum chromosome 1, ieCloDipt1.1, whole genome shotgun sequence genomic window:
- the LOC135948056 gene encoding monocarboxylate transporter 10-like isoform X2 yields MLGLKRTTLVGGSLAVIGMTLSSFLTHTVEALCVTYGIIFGIGASLAYTPSLAVLGLHFREKLGLVNGIVCTGSSVFTIALPPILSFLLQEGDLPWALRFLAICMAGLAAASFLFTPPKGSQATAEKSPTTKKQSIINRDNWRVKRYVIWTICIPCSLFGYFVPYVHMVKFVDERFPTEDGKILIMCIGLTSGLGRLIFGKIGDLPRVDRILLQQVSFISMGALTMLMVWAPTWPWMVALVLGIGIFDGCFISLIGPIAFDLCGPQGASQAIGFLLGLMSIPMTLGPPLAGMLYDKTSSYQLAFLLSGLPSILGGLALTAMHCFKTEKADPEQKGPEAASLIELRVQPDK; encoded by the exons ATGCTCGGCCTGAAGCGGACCACCTTGGTCGGTGGCTCCCTTGCCGTCATTGGGATGACACTATCATCGTTCCTGACACACACg GTGGAAGCTCTTTGTGTTACCTACGGCATTATTTTTGGCATCGGCGCTTCCCTAGCGTACACCCCTTCTTTGGCTGTGCTCGGCCTGCATTTCAGAGAAAAGCTCGGCTTAGTTAACGGAATTGTTTGCACAG GCAGCTCAGTTTTCACCATAGCTCTGCCTCcgattttaagttttttgctGCAAGAAGGAGACCTTCCTTGGGCACTCCGCTTTTTGGCAATCTGCATGGCTGGCTTGGCCGCTGCCAGTTTCCTTTTCACGCCGCCCAAAGGATCACAGGCGACAGCAGAGAAATCGCCGACGACGAAAAAACAGTCCATCATCAACCGTGACAACTGGCGGGTGAAGAGATACGTCATCTGGACCATCTGTATTCCTTGCTCCCTTTTTGGCTACTTTGTCCCGTACGTCCACATG GTCAAATTCGTGGATGAGCGATTTCCGACTGAGGACGGCAAGATTCTAATCATGTGCATCGGCCTCACTTCAGGACTCGGCCGTCTTATTTTCGGCAAAATTGGGGATCTGCCACGCGTCGACCGCATTCTGCTGCAGcag GTGTCATTCATTTCAATGGGCGCGTTGACGATGCTGATGGTGTGGGCGCCGACGTGGCCGTGGATGGTGGCTCTGGTGCTGGGCATCGGCATCTTCGACGGCTGCTTCATCAGCCTGATCGGGCCGATCGCGTTTGACCTGTGCGGCCCGCAGGGCGCGTCGCAAGCCATCGGCTTCCTGCTGGGCCTCATGTCTATCCCGATGACGCTGGGCCCGCCGCTGGCCGGAATGCTCTACGACAAGACCTCCTCCTACCAGCTAGCCTTCCTCCTGTCCGGCCTGCCCTCCATCCTCGGCGGCCTTGCCCTCACGGCCATGCACTGCTTTAAGACCGAGAAGGCGGACCCGGAGCAGAAGGGCCCCGAGGCCGCCTCGTTGATCGAACTGCGCGTCCAGCCGGACAAGTGA
- the Fnta gene encoding protein farnesyltransferase/geranylgeranyltransferase type-1 subunit alpha, with product MSETESSGDECVLKCKKPAFVLYRNREEWKDVVPIPQADVPNAVVAINYSEKFKDVYDYLRAVLAKQEKSERVLKLTEDALNLNPANYSVWQYRRVILRCLKIDLRRELVFSAKMIHQHPKNYQVWYHRKAIVEMLGDPSAELELTKNDLEYDSKNYHAWQHRQWVVQTFGMFDGEMVLCDTMIEADIRNNSAWNHRFFVISNTTRFTPQVVAAQVDYTLQQISKAIHNESAWNFLRGILCQTKDGISGNIKVNTFCENLIASKNISPQLLAFLVDINMALAKEDQKAREKVKELCMQLATDVDTIRHNYWNYLAQTV from the exons ATGTCCGAAACGGAGAGTAGCGGTGACGAATGCGTGCTGAAGTGCAAGAAACCGGCGTTCGTTCTCTACCGAAACCGCGAGGAGTGGAAGGACGTGGTGCCGATTCCGCAAGCCGATGTGCCTAACGCCGTTGtcgcaattaattattcagagaAAT TCAAAGATGTCTACGACTATTTGAGAGCCGTTCTAGCCAAACAAGAAAAATCCGAACGAGTACTTAAGCTGACTGAAGATGCACTGAACTTAAATCCAGCTAACTACTCGGTCTGGCAATACAG GCGTGTGATTTTAAGATGTCTGAAAATTGATCTGCGTAGAGAGCTGGTATTCAGCGCCAAAATGATCCACCAGCATCCAAAGAATTATCAAGTCTG GTACCATAGGAAAGCCATTGTGGAGATGCTGGGCGACCCATCGGCAGAACTCGAGCTCACCAAAAATGATCTCGAATACGACAGCAAAAACTACCACGCCTGGCAGCACAGACAATGGGTCGTCCAGACCTTTGG GATGTTTGATGGTGAGATGGTGCTGTGTGACACGATGATTGAAGCGGACATCAGAAACAACTCTGCCTGGAACCACAGGTTTTTTGTAATAAGCAACACTACCCGCTTCACGCCCCAAGTGGTCGCTGCGCAGGTCGACTACACCCTTCAGCAAATCAGCAAGGCGATCCACAACGAGAGCGCATGGAATTTCTTGAGAGG CATTCTCTGTCAAACCAAAGATGGCATATCTGGAAACATCAAAGTGAACACATTCTGTGAAAATCTGATTGCGTCCAAAAACATCTCACCACAGTTGCTAGCTTTTCTTGTCGACATCAACATGGCGCTTGCAAAGGAAGACCAGAAGGCTCGGGAAAAAGTGAAAGAA cTGTGTATGCAACTGGCCACAGACGTAGACACCATAAGACACAACTATTGGAATTATTTGGCCCAGACAGTCTGA
- the LOC135948056 gene encoding monocarboxylate transporter 10-like isoform X1: MSAPEADGWRPRDGGLHGWLVVAASFCVNGLVFGLINSYSVIYARLQETLIQAGETDASSMAALVGSLTIGATFSLSPVAGILTDMLGLKRTTLVGGSLAVIGMTLSSFLTHTVEALCVTYGIIFGIGASLAYTPSLAVLGLHFREKLGLVNGIVCTGSSVFTIALPPILSFLLQEGDLPWALRFLAICMAGLAAASFLFTPPKGSQATAEKSPTTKKQSIINRDNWRVKRYVIWTICIPCSLFGYFVPYVHMVKFVDERFPTEDGKILIMCIGLTSGLGRLIFGKIGDLPRVDRILLQQVSFISMGALTMLMVWAPTWPWMVALVLGIGIFDGCFISLIGPIAFDLCGPQGASQAIGFLLGLMSIPMTLGPPLAGMLYDKTSSYQLAFLLSGLPSILGGLALTAMHCFKTEKADPEQKGPEAASLIELRVQPDK, from the exons ATGAGTGCGCCTGAGGCGGACGGCTGGCGGCCGCGTGACGGCGGCCTTCATGGCTGGCTTGTGGTGGCCGCCTCCTTCTGCGTCAACGGCCTCGTTTTCGGCCTCATCAACTCCTACTCGGTCATCTACGCGCGCCTCCAGGAAACCCTTATCCAGGCTGGGGAGACTGATGCAAGCTCCATGGCag CTCTGGTCGGCTCGCTGACAATTGGCGCCACTTTCTCATTATCGCCAGTTGCTGGCATTTTGACCGACATGCTCGGCCTGAAGCGGACCACCTTGGTCGGTGGCTCCCTTGCCGTCATTGGGATGACACTATCATCGTTCCTGACACACACg GTGGAAGCTCTTTGTGTTACCTACGGCATTATTTTTGGCATCGGCGCTTCCCTAGCGTACACCCCTTCTTTGGCTGTGCTCGGCCTGCATTTCAGAGAAAAGCTCGGCTTAGTTAACGGAATTGTTTGCACAG GCAGCTCAGTTTTCACCATAGCTCTGCCTCcgattttaagttttttgctGCAAGAAGGAGACCTTCCTTGGGCACTCCGCTTTTTGGCAATCTGCATGGCTGGCTTGGCCGCTGCCAGTTTCCTTTTCACGCCGCCCAAAGGATCACAGGCGACAGCAGAGAAATCGCCGACGACGAAAAAACAGTCCATCATCAACCGTGACAACTGGCGGGTGAAGAGATACGTCATCTGGACCATCTGTATTCCTTGCTCCCTTTTTGGCTACTTTGTCCCGTACGTCCACATG GTCAAATTCGTGGATGAGCGATTTCCGACTGAGGACGGCAAGATTCTAATCATGTGCATCGGCCTCACTTCAGGACTCGGCCGTCTTATTTTCGGCAAAATTGGGGATCTGCCACGCGTCGACCGCATTCTGCTGCAGcag GTGTCATTCATTTCAATGGGCGCGTTGACGATGCTGATGGTGTGGGCGCCGACGTGGCCGTGGATGGTGGCTCTGGTGCTGGGCATCGGCATCTTCGACGGCTGCTTCATCAGCCTGATCGGGCCGATCGCGTTTGACCTGTGCGGCCCGCAGGGCGCGTCGCAAGCCATCGGCTTCCTGCTGGGCCTCATGTCTATCCCGATGACGCTGGGCCCGCCGCTGGCCGGAATGCTCTACGACAAGACCTCCTCCTACCAGCTAGCCTTCCTCCTGTCCGGCCTGCCCTCCATCCTCGGCGGCCTTGCCCTCACGGCCATGCACTGCTTTAAGACCGAGAAGGCGGACCCGGAGCAGAAGGGCCCCGAGGCCGCCTCGTTGATCGAACTGCGCGTCCAGCCGGACAAGTGA
- the LOC135948059 gene encoding uncharacterized protein LOC135948059, with amino-acid sequence MRCRPTFILQSSRQLPDLITLDYCSEIKTSTKLAMASIPQGAFATFKIRANLSQKEDWSKRDDDSKKPKDKNYSYPKFGQELLDALPVKYNGKLMNSIWGQYNKYSVHNFKQMKGDALVHRQPPVDEMIVNGMSACASNPTFFANKSG; translated from the exons ATGCGCTGCCGACCCACGTTCATCCTGCAATCTAGTCGACAACTGCCCGATCTCATCACCTTGGATTACTGCTCAG aaataaaGACTTCAACGAAATTGGCCATGGCTTCAATTCCTCAGGGTGCTTTTGCAACCTTCAAGATCAGGGCCAACCTATCTCAAAAGGAAGATTGGAGTAAAAGAGATGATGACTCCAAAAAGCCCAAAGACAAAAACTACTCGTATCCAAAGTTCGGCCAAGAAT TGCTTGATGCTTTACCAGTGAAATACAACGGCAAACTGATGAACAGCATCTGGGGACAGTACAACAAGTACTCTGTGCATAACTTCAAGCAGATGAAAGGCGATGCCCTCGTGCACAGGCAGCCCCCAGTTGACGAAAT GATTGTCAATGGAATGTCTGCCTGTGCCAGCAACCCTACATTCTTTGCCAACAAAAGTGGATAA
- the LOC135948055 gene encoding apoptotic chromatin condensation inducer in the nucleus-like — protein sequence MPRRTRKTTEGSVKEVVATPTRRSSRAVKQQKAAEWSDEEEEEEEVMPQTKRRGRAAAVAAAAAAAAEASNSDESSAEEAPPPTRGRRGRAVASEPKKTPARRGRASAASAAAVETEPAAETAKRSTRGRRGAAEEVKPDEAVDKSPTKMPPIHLATKLSRTPSGHWLVCPSTTEPEDEDEDQPAESSPPRTRTRPTRGAGKAQKKTVQQKESASSSSSNSSSDSEELPAPPAAKVEEKAEPSVAPPEEVVTVADGKAVQEEAPEVVKQKQEIVPEVAAPVVQKEPSPAPQAAAAPAEVEIAEPDPEPVKKVEPPPPVAEEKVEEPEKVAEPDKVLEPVEVAEPVLEPVKGAESGKIAEPVKAAEPKKIAEPVKAAESEKITEPVKAAEPKQIAQPVEVIELEQVEEQETVVEPEKIAKPEKTADPEKIAEPVQVLEPEKAAVPEVASDEPEAKEPEKIEEQVKEKSPEKEQIQDEPMETSTVDESQGKEQVAAATAGDEEDKVVQSPGEVVCGDISEQDEVDSADEVTGKRQSEQSRRRQLSDEKNKRRSDESRSDRRNRDRSRERERRRDRRSPSPSRKKKSEKREESPVKPKPPRKAEKVSLKRSRLAEGNKEPDTSLDGPKKKRRWGLSNAAGLQINAAVAISTDSLKELIPDATFAPEEEVKKILEEEPLPTPMDMAPAMPSAYTDDAAKEETGPRKVSIVHMSTENKPKQPMTPPKFELSTVLHITNLVRPFTLPQLKDLLSRTGTILEGRIWLNKIKSRCFVEFETEEQASTTRQALHGINWPVTNQKRLLVDFASRDLMEKYISAPEETVVKRVEQPIVTSNGSDAPEKPEVVSRPEVEAKSSNKSDLEERAALMRKKAEVIREWDLHKLSQTEPPRRELEERRRKRSASPSPQRKTKRKEDEPPPKMLDDLFRKTKATPCIYWLPLSAEQIALKEKMRLRRLQEHERRRAELNKKRSSPVPVRGRPRSRSPRPRRLSDRQNSNA from the exons ATGCCACGGCGCACACGGAAAACAACGGAAGGCAGCGTAAAAGAGGTTGTTGCAACACCAACCAGGCGCTCCAGCAGAGCTGTCAAacagcaaaaagcagccgaaTGGAGTGACGAGGAAGAAGAGGAGGAAGAGGTCATGCCGCAAACTAAGAGGAGGGGCAGAGCGGCGGCTgtggcggctgctgctgcagccgcGGCTGAAGCCTCCAACAGTGACGAATCAAGCGCT GAGGAGGCTCCTCCACCAACAAGGGGCAGAAGGGGTCGGGCTGTAGCCAGTGAGCCCAAAAAGACGCCTGCTAGACGTGGACGTGCTTCAGCAGCCTCGGCTGCTGCGGTTGAGACTGAGCCAGCAGCTGAAACTGCTAAAAGGAGCACTAGGGGCAG ACGAGGTGCCGCTGAAGAGGTAAAACCTGATGAGGCTGTAGATAAAAGTCCCACTAAAATGCCACCTATCCACTTAGCAACTAA actGAGTCGGACTCCCAGCGGTCACTGGCTTGTGTGCCCAAGCACAACTGAGCCTGAGGATGAAGATGAGGACCAACCGGCTGAGAGCAGTCCTCCAAGGACTCGCACCCGACCCACCCGCGGAGCGGGTAAGGCGCAGAAAAAGACGGTTCAGCAGAAGGAGTCTGCCTCCTCTTCGTCGTCAAACTCCTCTTCGGACAGTGAGGAGTTGCCTGCGCCTCCAGCGGCGAAGGTGGAAGAAAAGGCAGAACCCTCTGTCGCGCCACCAGAAGAAGTTGTGACTGTCGCTGATGGAAAGGCTGTTCAGGAGGAAGCTCCTGAGGTGGTGAAGCAAAAGCAGGAAATCGTTCCAGAGGTTGCCGCTCCAGTTGTTCAGAAGGAGCCTTCTCCTGCACCTCAAGCTGCTGCAGCACCTGCTGAGGTGGAGATTGCTGAGCCTGATCCTGAACCTGTGAAGAAAGTTGAGCCACCACCTCCTGTAGCGGAGGAAAAGGTTGAAGAACCTGAAAAAGTTGCTGAACCCGATAAAGTTCTAGAACCTGTTGAAGTCGCGGAACCAGTATTGGAACCTGTGAAGGGTGCAGAATCTGGAAAGATTGCTGAACCTGTCAAGGCTGCAGAGCCCAAAAAGATCGCTGAACCGGTCAAGGCTGCAGAGTCTGAAAAGATTACTGAACCTGTCAAGGCTGCAGAGCCCAAACAGATCGCTCAACCTGTCGAAGTCATTGAACTAGAACAGGTTGAAGAACAAGAAACTGTCGTTGAACCAGAGAAAATCGCTAAGCCAGAAAAAACTGCTGATCCTGAGAAAATTGCTGAGCCAGTACAAGTTCTGGAGCCAGAAAAGGCCGCTGTTCCTGAAGTTGCGTCTGATGAACCTGAGGCCAAAGAGCCAGAAAAGATTGAAGAACAGGTCAAGGAGAAGTCTCCAGAAAAAGAGCAGATACAGGATGAACCAATGGAAACAAGTACTGTTGACGAGTCGCAAGGTAAGGAGCAGGTTGCTGCAGCGACTGCTGGCGATGAGGAAGACAAGGTGGTGCAAAGTCCTGGCGAAGTTGTGTGCGGCGACATCTCTGAACAGGATGAAGTGGACAGTGCTGACGAAGTCACGGGCAAGAGACAGTCAGAGCAGTCGCGACGAAGGCAGCTAAGTGACGAAAAGAATAAGAGGAGGAGTGATGAAAGCAGAAGCGACAG GCGCAATCGGGACCGCTCAAGGGAGAGAGAACGCCGACGTGACCGACGCAGCCCTAGTCCttcaagaaagaaaaagtCTGAGAAAAGAGAGGAGAGTCCTGTCAAGCCAAAGCCACCAAGGAAGGCTGAGAAAGTGTCTCTCAAGCGTAGCAG ACTGGCCGAAGGGAACAAGGAGCCTGACACCAGCTTGGACGGACCCAAGAAGAAGAGACGTTGGGGTCTGAGCAACGCGGCCGGCTTGCAGATCAACGCTGCAGTGGCTATCTCGACAGACTCTCTTAAA GAACTTATTCCAGACGCTACATTCGCCCCTGAGGAGGAGGTGAAGAAAATTCTAGAGGAGGAGCCACTCCCAACCCCAATGGACATGGCGCCGGCAATGCCCTCGGCGTACACGGACGACGCGGCGAAAGAGGAAacag GACCGCGCAAGGTGTCAATTGTGCACATGTCCACGGAGAACAAGCCGAAGCAACCTATGACCCCTCCGAAGTTTGAGCTGTCGACCGTGCTGCACATCACCAATTTGGTGAGGCCTTTCACGCTTCCGCAGCTGAAGGATCTCCTAAGTCGCACTGGAACTATTTTGGAAGGCAGAATTTGGTTGAATAAGATCAAGTCCAGATGCTTTGTTGaa tttgaaactGAAGAGCAGGCAAGTACCACAAGGCAAGCTTTGCATGGCATCAATTGGCCCGTGACCAACCAGAAGCGTTTGCTTGTGGACTTTGCCAGCCGAGACTTGATGGAAAAGTACATTAGTGCGCCTGAGGAGACTGTGGTCAAGAGGGTTGAGCAACCTATTGTCACTTCCAATGGCTCTGATGCACCAG AAAAACCTGAGGTGGTTAGCAGGCCAGAGGTTGAGGCCAAATCTTCCAACAAGAGTGACTTGGAGGAACGCGCAGCCCTGATGCGAAAGAAG GCTGAAGTGATCCGAGAGTGGGATTTGCACAAACTTAGCCAGACAGAGCCGCCCAGGAGGGAGCTCGAGGAACGACGACGCAAACGCTCTGCTTCTCCTTCTCCGC AGCGCAAGACAAAGAGGAAGGAAGACGAGCCTCCTCCAAAGATGCTGGATGACTTATTCCGCAAGACCAAAGCAACTCCTTGCATTTACTGGCTTCCGTTGAGTGCTGAGCAG ATCGCCTTGAAGGAGAAAATGCGGCTGAGGCGGCTGCAAGAGCATGAGCGGCGGCGTGCCGAGCTCAACAAGAAAAGGAGCTCGCCGGTGCCGGTGAGAGGTCGGCCGCGGAGCCGCAGCCCAAGGCCCCGGCGCCTCTCCGACAGGCAGAACTCTAACGCCTGA
- the LOC135948057 gene encoding uncharacterized protein LOC135948057, translating into MNRCSNANFGSSRTMMLQAFTGRLVSKKLETDSSFEKKPFLLFSLLCEDRNPVKFRAISGDALFLNKMLTLNHGYEINNVNCAGMSYLVKRSQVQVSRKVTEIPMLAFSFRSLKRVNEWEETDQTYGDIIALVEDGPVEKPNQCLKLYVDLNLMAPELGSKTVSVELFKQDLPDFNPPAILVITSVKKNEFLAKAALRCTHETQIIVNPYWLDEFHELYHWKWGSPSNKLHIELGSFSEAKFLRSFWVSLDAVMNCVVITNIGQVHIYCTLCNKPLISLSNGCSGGLCHLRNYNFSVEVKLSDGHANLDALLLNRVVFKLTGFDPEKKVYDWIVKLKIQKLLFVPLNVLLSFPFNSPCDKKALTVVDAEIQT; encoded by the exons atgaatcgcTGCTCTAacgcaaattttgggtcatcGCGGACAATGATGCTTCAAGCTTTCACGGGTAGACTGGTGTCTAAAAAACTAGAGACGGACTCTTCGTTTGAAAAGAAACCATTCCTACTCTTCAGTTTGCTCTGCGAAGATAGAAATCCTGTTAAGTTTCGTGCCATTAGCGGAGATGCGCTTTTTCTCAACAAGATGCTCACATTAAATCATGGCTATGAAATAAACAATGTCAACTGTGCCGGAATGTCATATCTAGTGAAAAGAAGCCAAGTCCAGGTGTCCAGAAAAGTGACTGAAATTCCCATGCTGGCCTTCTCATTTAGGAGCTTGAAACGAGTGAATGAGTGGGAGGAGACAGATCAAACCTATGGAG ACATCATAGCTTTGGTTGAAGATGGTCCTGTGGAGAAGCCAAACCAGTGTCTCAAACTGTATGTAGACCTAAATCTAATGGCACCAGAGCTAGGATCTAAaacg GTGTCTGTTGAGTTATTCAAGCAAGATCTCCCGGATTTCAATCCTCCAGCCATATTGGTGATAACCAGTGTCAAGAAAAACGAATTTCTGGCAAAAGCTGCCCTTAGATGCACTCATGAGACTCAAATCATA GTCAACCCTTACTGGTTGGACGAATTTCATGAACTGTATCACTGGAAGTGGGGTTCACCGAGTAATAAGTTACACATTGAGCTTGGATCTTTTTCTGAAGCAAAGTTTTTGCGCTCATTTTGGGTCTCTTTGGATGCTGTTATGAATTGTGTGGTCATCACGAACATTGGCCAGGTCCACATCTACTGCACTCTTTGCAAT AAACCTCTCATATCATTAAGTAATGGATGCTCTGGAGGATTGTGTCATTTGCGCAATTATAATTTCTCCGTAGAG GTTAAATTATCTGATGGACACGCCAATCTGGATGCACTCCTCTTAAATAGGGTTGTCTTCAAATTGACTGGATTTGATCCTGAGAAAAAGGTGTATGATTGGATAGTGAAACTCAAAATACAGAAGCTGCTATTTGTGCCATTGAATGTACTCTTAAGCTTTCCTTTTAATAGTCCATGTGACAAGAAG gcCCTAACTGTGGTGGACGCTGAAATACAAACCTGA